A single Haloglycomyces albus DSM 45210 DNA region contains:
- a CDS encoding cation diffusion facilitator family transporter, which produces MTDHSHDHHHDHGKTTGLWHRVTHVLIPHGHDSADKTDSALEGSREGLRALWISLGLLGITALAQAAVFVVTGSIALLSDTLHNVADALTAVPLGIAFLLGRKAANRRFNYGYGRAEDLAGIVIVCFIAASAFAAGYAAINRLRHPDDVSLLWAVAAAGVIGFIGNEAVARYRMRVGRRIGSAALVADGLHARADGYTSLAVVVGAIGLAVGWDWVDPVIGLAIALAILFILKDAAVEIYRRMMDAVDPALISQAETALAELNGVRAVGSVRMRWVGHRLYAEVEVIVSPELQVTEAHDIAVEAEHELLHSIGHLERATVHTDPDVEGAHRRLEHHR; this is translated from the coding sequence ATGACAGACCACTCCCACGACCATCACCACGACCACGGTAAAACCACCGGTCTCTGGCACCGCGTCACACACGTGCTCATACCCCACGGACACGACTCCGCCGACAAGACCGACTCCGCCCTCGAAGGCAGCCGCGAAGGACTACGAGCGCTGTGGATATCGCTGGGCCTGCTGGGAATCACCGCGCTCGCGCAAGCGGCGGTGTTTGTGGTGACCGGGTCGATCGCCCTGCTGAGCGACACTCTCCACAATGTCGCCGACGCGCTGACGGCCGTACCGCTGGGAATCGCTTTCCTGCTGGGCAGGAAAGCGGCCAATCGCCGCTTCAACTACGGATACGGGCGTGCCGAGGACTTGGCGGGAATCGTCATCGTCTGTTTCATCGCCGCCTCGGCGTTTGCGGCCGGGTACGCGGCCATCAACCGGCTGCGGCACCCTGATGACGTATCGCTGCTGTGGGCGGTCGCCGCCGCCGGGGTGATCGGGTTTATCGGCAATGAAGCGGTCGCGCGCTACCGGATGCGAGTGGGCCGCCGGATCGGCTCGGCCGCGCTGGTGGCCGACGGTCTGCACGCGCGGGCCGACGGCTACACCTCGCTGGCCGTGGTCGTCGGGGCGATCGGTCTGGCTGTCGGCTGGGACTGGGTCGATCCGGTGATCGGACTGGCGATCGCGTTGGCGATTCTCTTCATTCTGAAGGACGCGGCGGTGGAGATCTACCGACGGATGATGGATGCGGTGGATCCTGCCTTGATATCGCAGGCAGAGACGGCGCTGGCGGAACTGAACGGGGTCCGCGCGGTGGGCTCGGTTCGAATGCGATGGGTGGGACATCGCCTGTATGCGGAAGTTGAGGTCATTGTCAGTCCGGAATTGCAGGTGACCGAGGCCCACGATATCGCGGTGGAAGCCGAACACGAGCTGCTGCACTCGATCGGGCATTTGGAACGCGCGACGGTGCACACCGATCCGGACGTGGAAGGAGCGCATCGCCGCCTGGAACATCATCGGTGA
- a CDS encoding ECF transporter S component codes for MSDTPALRSQHTPAAATVSRVPALTLALAAVFGLAATTWPLFAQPGSSVTENNAAPWIFALMLPFVLAVALTQITSGGLDPRAIAMLGVLSAAVAAIRPFGAGAGGVETVFFLIILAGRVFGPAFGFLLGTTGLLTSAFLTGGIGPWLPYQMFAAAFIGLGAGLLPGARRDSSQPGPTTRGGRIGEIALLAVYAAVTSLVFGLLLNLSFWPFTVTTGALAYDPAAGMGDNLRNLVVFSLATSLGWDIGRAITTALLIVATGTVLLRVFRRAARKARWV; via the coding sequence ATGAGTGACACCCCGGCCCTACGATCACAACACACCCCCGCAGCCGCGACCGTCAGCCGCGTCCCCGCCCTCACACTCGCGCTCGCGGCGGTGTTCGGACTGGCCGCCACCACGTGGCCACTGTTCGCCCAACCCGGCTCATCGGTCACCGAAAACAACGCCGCACCCTGGATATTCGCCCTCATGCTGCCGTTCGTGCTGGCCGTCGCCCTCACCCAAATCACCAGCGGCGGACTGGACCCCCGCGCCATCGCCATGCTGGGAGTCCTCTCGGCGGCCGTCGCCGCCATCCGGCCGTTCGGAGCCGGAGCCGGGGGAGTGGAAACGGTCTTCTTCCTCATCATCCTGGCCGGACGCGTCTTCGGACCCGCTTTCGGATTCCTCCTCGGCACTACCGGACTACTCACCTCCGCGTTTTTGACCGGCGGAATCGGCCCCTGGCTGCCGTACCAAATGTTCGCCGCCGCCTTCATCGGACTCGGCGCCGGACTACTGCCCGGAGCACGCCGCGACAGCAGCCAACCCGGGCCCACAACCCGCGGCGGACGGATCGGAGAGATCGCCCTCCTCGCCGTCTACGCCGCGGTCACCTCCCTGGTCTTCGGGCTACTGCTCAACCTGTCGTTCTGGCCGTTCACCGTCACCACGGGTGCGCTCGCCTACGACCCCGCCGCCGGAATGGGCGACAACCTGCGCAATCTCGTCGTGTTCTCTCTGGCGACGTCCTTGGGATGGGACATCGGCCGGGCCATCACGACCGCTCTTCTCATCGTGGCGACCGGTACGGTATTGCTGCGAGTGTTCCGACGAGCCGCGCGAAAGGCCCGTTGGGTCTAA
- a CDS encoding ABC transporter ATP-binding protein translates to MIEYQDVTFQYGTEPVFEHATFTVPEGEFCLLTGATGSGKTTLLRTMNGLVPQFSGGTLAGSITVKGLDVRHTTPAQAADHIGYVNQDPLAGFVTDDVVDELVYTAEQLAIPAHAIRKRLTEIIDLTGLAPLRGRVLSTLSAGQRQRVAIGAALVAGPSVLILDEPTSALDPAGADEVLSILHRLVHDLGITTVISEHRLERVIQYADSGLRLHNGRIQAGSLSDTLTGTDIAPPVVKLAETAGLRKPDDTVPVTVRDTRRLSGPLTRALAGRLPHEPTTPDGTVLASIDRLSVTYGTLPAVTDVGLTVQRGQSIALTGRNGSGKSSLLWAIQGTRKRAAGTVTINGTDPTRLKPNKRRDLVGLIPSEPTDLLYHDTVAAECRSADHDTQAVKGSCAKIFRTVLRGDTPPDHTNPRDLSEGQKLALALAVTLTAAPPLLLLDEPTRGLDYPAKQILADFLHEHTAAGGAVLLASHDVEFIAEYATDVVLLSDGEVVATGEARDMISASPMFAPQVAKVLPGWMTVDEVKATLDE, encoded by the coding sequence GTGATCGAATACCAAGACGTCACCTTCCAATACGGCACCGAACCCGTATTCGAACACGCCACCTTCACCGTCCCCGAAGGGGAATTCTGCCTACTCACCGGAGCCACCGGATCAGGCAAGACCACATTGCTGCGTACCATGAACGGCCTCGTTCCCCAGTTCAGCGGCGGCACCCTCGCCGGTTCGATCACCGTTAAAGGCCTCGACGTCCGCCACACCACCCCCGCGCAGGCCGCCGACCACATCGGCTACGTCAACCAAGACCCGCTCGCCGGATTCGTTACCGACGACGTCGTCGACGAACTCGTCTACACCGCCGAACAGCTCGCCATTCCCGCCCACGCCATCCGTAAACGCCTCACCGAAATCATCGACCTCACCGGGCTAGCGCCGCTGCGCGGCCGCGTACTGTCCACCCTGTCGGCCGGACAGCGCCAACGCGTCGCCATCGGCGCGGCACTCGTCGCCGGACCCAGTGTCCTCATCCTCGACGAACCCACCAGCGCCCTCGACCCCGCCGGAGCCGACGAAGTACTGTCCATCCTCCACCGACTCGTCCACGACCTCGGCATCACCACCGTCATCTCCGAACACCGCCTCGAACGAGTCATCCAATACGCCGACTCCGGGCTACGCCTCCACAACGGACGAATCCAAGCCGGAAGCCTCTCCGACACCCTCACCGGCACCGACATCGCCCCACCCGTCGTCAAACTCGCCGAAACAGCGGGCCTGCGCAAACCCGACGACACCGTCCCCGTGACCGTGCGCGACACCCGCCGCCTCAGCGGTCCCCTCACCCGAGCGCTCGCCGGTCGCCTCCCGCACGAACCCACCACCCCCGACGGAACCGTCCTGGCCTCCATCGACCGCCTCAGCGTCACCTACGGCACGCTCCCGGCCGTGACCGACGTCGGCCTCACCGTGCAACGCGGCCAAAGCATCGCCCTCACCGGGCGCAACGGCTCCGGCAAAAGCAGCCTACTGTGGGCGATACAGGGAACCCGCAAACGCGCCGCCGGCACCGTCACGATCAACGGCACCGACCCCACCCGACTCAAACCAAACAAACGCCGTGACCTCGTCGGACTCATCCCCTCCGAACCTACCGACCTCCTCTACCACGACACCGTCGCCGCCGAATGCCGATCCGCCGACCATGACACCCAGGCGGTCAAGGGCAGCTGCGCCAAAATCTTCCGCACCGTCCTGCGCGGCGACACCCCGCCCGACCACACCAACCCCCGCGACCTCTCCGAAGGGCAAAAGCTCGCTCTCGCGCTCGCCGTCACCCTCACTGCCGCCCCGCCCCTCCTTCTGCTCGACGAACCCACCCGCGGACTCGACTACCCCGCCAAACAAATCCTCGCCGACTTCCTCCACGAACACACCGCAGCGGGCGGAGCCGTGCTGCTGGCCAGCCACGACGTCGAATTCATCGCCGAATACGCCACCGACGTGGTCCTCCTGTCCGACGGAGAGGTCGTCGCCACCGGAGAAGCCCGCGACATGATCTCGGCCTCACCCATGTTCGCCCCACAAGTCGCCAAAGTCCTCCCCGGCTGGATGACCGTCGACGAAGTCAAGGCGACACTCGATGAGTGA
- a CDS encoding MFS transporter codes for MDPKGFPVASSETLTEVHRSTRGHTDFSILWTGRGINQFGSAIGSVAFPLVAVGILDAGAMQVSVLAALTTVTILVLSFPVGVYTEYRYKRPIMVAADLLRFSALASVAVAGYLELLSFPYLCGVAVVNGACQIVYMSAAQPHVKGLVGQERLADANGKLESTNWLSISVGPSLGGVIIGWLGALTGYLIQAVSFLASAVAVLLLRSKEEPPPERIEGERKRDQLLGGFRFVRRHPSLRRVLISWILFAGGSALATPIAIVFYLNDLEMSAFQLGIILGVPSVGGFVGARFARRTASKFGSIRGLWLASLARCPWYFLVPLAVPGYSGVAVACLGFGGLLLFAGLANSIMTTYRQTVTPDHLLTRVSALWSFATTSLQPAFIVVGGIVASFASIRE; via the coding sequence ATGGACCCGAAAGGATTCCCAGTGGCAAGCTCTGAAACTCTGACCGAGGTCCATCGCAGCACCCGAGGGCACACCGACTTCTCGATACTGTGGACTGGTCGTGGCATCAACCAGTTTGGTTCAGCTATAGGCAGCGTGGCATTTCCTCTGGTTGCAGTGGGTATCTTGGATGCCGGCGCGATGCAGGTCTCTGTTCTTGCCGCCCTCACAACGGTCACGATTCTTGTGCTGTCGTTCCCGGTGGGGGTTTATACGGAATACCGGTATAAGCGCCCGATTATGGTTGCTGCGGATCTACTTCGGTTTAGTGCTCTAGCGAGTGTTGCGGTGGCAGGATACCTGGAACTGCTCAGCTTCCCGTACCTATGTGGCGTTGCCGTCGTTAATGGTGCCTGCCAGATTGTCTATATGTCAGCTGCCCAGCCTCATGTCAAAGGGCTGGTGGGCCAGGAACGACTGGCGGACGCGAACGGCAAACTCGAGTCAACAAACTGGTTGAGTATATCCGTTGGGCCCAGCCTGGGAGGCGTCATAATCGGATGGCTTGGGGCGCTGACAGGATATTTGATACAAGCCGTCTCGTTTTTGGCAAGTGCCGTCGCGGTATTGCTGTTGCGGTCGAAAGAGGAGCCTCCGCCCGAGCGAATCGAGGGAGAACGTAAACGTGACCAGCTACTCGGGGGATTTCGATTCGTGCGGAGGCACCCGAGTTTGCGCCGAGTGCTTATCAGCTGGATATTGTTCGCCGGTGGGAGTGCGTTGGCGACACCTATCGCAATCGTATTCTACCTCAATGATTTGGAGATGTCCGCATTTCAACTTGGAATCATATTGGGGGTACCGTCCGTCGGCGGATTTGTGGGAGCGCGATTTGCTCGGAGGACGGCGAGTAAATTCGGGTCGATTCGCGGTCTATGGTTGGCAAGCCTCGCCCGCTGTCCCTGGTATTTCCTGGTTCCGCTTGCGGTCCCGGGCTACAGCGGAGTTGCAGTAGCGTGTCTTGGGTTTGGGGGACTACTGCTGTTTGCGGGATTGGCCAATTCGATCATGACGACGTATCGACAGACCGTAACGCCTGACCACCTCCTCACCCGAGTATCTGCCCTCTGGTCGTTCGCGACGACATCGCTCCAACCGGCGTTCATCGTAGTGGGAGGCATCGTGGCGTCGTTCGCGAGTATTCGCGAGTAA
- a CDS encoding toxin-antitoxin system YwqK family antitoxin → MQTIDRNEAEYDGEQRLLYRGELFTGLAIDIDPDVPEDNRLDALYLRGVPNGIWKEYDSEGRLIQEVTYEMGAKHGLQRDFDTEGRLTLVKAQDHGYILWTADIDANGLVANVHQSSLTDFQREDLGWARKGTPLPPIPSAPAIGTPIE, encoded by the coding sequence GTGCAGACAATTGATAGAAACGAAGCCGAATACGATGGCGAACAGCGCCTACTCTACCGGGGTGAGTTGTTCACCGGCCTGGCTATTGACATCGACCCCGATGTCCCCGAAGACAATCGCTTGGATGCCCTCTACCTACGCGGCGTTCCGAACGGTATCTGGAAGGAATACGATTCCGAAGGCCGCCTTATCCAGGAGGTCACTTACGAAATGGGTGCCAAACACGGACTTCAGCGCGACTTCGATACCGAGGGTCGGCTAACCCTGGTGAAGGCACAGGACCATGGCTACATTCTATGGACCGCCGATATCGACGCCAACGGCCTCGTCGCCAACGTTCACCAGTCTTCGCTCACCGATTTCCAAAGGGAGGATCTCGGATGGGCCCGTAAGGGAACTCCTTTGCCGCCTATACCTTCGGCACCCGCGATTGGAACTCCAATCGAATAA
- a CDS encoding YwqJ-related putative deaminase, producing METPEGQRNHTQQPTDLPPNNCPQSPEEARDQLKNQVEESARATREEKPFVLTKNERGPVTGGVIDRTSGESRVYVNQDTPPPDMHPKVKERYDQMMQDTNGQGYAPDQKSRPGSHAEVWAYSDLLNQRGADSDPNANDFLVYNVWNDGSKRDTFARCCANCSYLLDGVIDADKE from the coding sequence GTGGAGACTCCGGAAGGGCAGCGGAACCATACTCAGCAGCCGACCGACCTCCCACCGAACAATTGTCCGCAGTCTCCCGAAGAGGCCCGGGATCAATTGAAGAACCAGGTGGAAGAGTCAGCCAGGGCCACCCGTGAAGAGAAACCGTTCGTACTGACCAAGAACGAACGGGGTCCTGTAACCGGGGGCGTCATAGACCGCACCAGTGGAGAGTCTCGCGTTTATGTCAACCAGGACACTCCGCCTCCGGACATGCACCCCAAGGTCAAGGAGCGTTATGACCAGATGATGCAGGATACCAACGGGCAGGGGTACGCTCCTGACCAGAAGAGCCGGCCCGGGTCCCATGCAGAAGTATGGGCCTATAGCGACTTGCTCAATCAGCGAGGAGCAGATTCGGACCCTAACGCGAACGATTTCCTCGTATACAATGTTTGGAATGACGGGTCCAAGAGGGACACGTTTGCTCGCTGCTGCGCCAATTGCAGCTACCTGCTGGACGGCGTCATTGACGCCGATAAAGAATGA
- a CDS encoding L,D-transpeptidase yields the protein MAMPNDGNGNPQPDHSRTGTPDDTHLLNTQSPSPTPINRRNALIGAGIIGAAGAVGAGIGVVAANQASSPVSKYTPPPVRAKVGISAEDGIHPGNSFTVDVADGHLKSVTVTDSEDRELAGELNDEATQWTSQGTMLAEQEYTVAATAVSDDDLEEDFTESFTTGEVEAGNFAVSWAAPVDDDAVGVGAPIIVQFTKPAPDKVEVEKLLHVESEKGHNGAWRWKDNTTIIYRTEEYWDPNQTVTFTANFKNAYLGNDEWGTESFSTEMKIGRERITKIDMPTCEMEIFVDGAKDRTYPTSGGKPGWETPSGTYLVMNHEGTVRMRPNVPEDDPEYYDLDVDWSTRMSNSGIYVHSAPWSEADQGKNNVSHGCLNLMPKRAKWFHETSLRGDPIQVTNTDSHLEWWDGWSYWQLTFDEWKEGSALV from the coding sequence ATGGCGATGCCTAACGATGGGAATGGAAATCCCCAACCAGACCACAGTCGCACAGGGACGCCCGACGATACCCACCTGCTGAACACCCAATCCCCGTCCCCCACCCCGATCAATCGACGTAACGCCCTCATCGGCGCCGGAATCATCGGAGCCGCCGGAGCCGTCGGCGCTGGAATCGGCGTCGTCGCCGCCAATCAAGCTTCCTCGCCCGTCTCCAAGTACACTCCCCCACCCGTTCGCGCCAAGGTGGGCATCAGCGCCGAGGACGGAATCCACCCTGGTAACAGCTTTACCGTCGATGTAGCCGACGGTCACCTGAAATCGGTGACGGTCACCGACTCCGAGGACCGGGAACTTGCCGGTGAGTTGAACGACGAAGCCACGCAGTGGACGTCACAGGGCACCATGCTGGCCGAACAGGAATACACCGTTGCGGCCACCGCTGTCAGCGACGACGACCTGGAAGAGGACTTCACCGAAAGCTTCACCACCGGTGAGGTCGAGGCCGGAAACTTCGCCGTCTCCTGGGCCGCTCCGGTCGACGACGATGCCGTCGGTGTCGGCGCGCCGATCATCGTGCAGTTCACCAAGCCCGCCCCCGACAAGGTCGAGGTCGAGAAGCTTCTCCACGTAGAGTCCGAAAAAGGACACAATGGAGCCTGGCGGTGGAAGGACAATACCACGATCATCTACCGCACCGAGGAATACTGGGACCCCAATCAGACGGTCACCTTCACCGCCAACTTCAAAAACGCCTACCTGGGCAACGACGAGTGGGGCACCGAATCGTTCTCGACCGAGATGAAGATCGGCCGGGAACGCATCACCAAGATCGACATGCCCACCTGCGAGATGGAGATCTTCGTCGACGGGGCTAAGGACCGCACCTACCCGACCAGTGGTGGCAAGCCCGGGTGGGAGACTCCTTCGGGAACCTACCTCGTGATGAACCACGAGGGGACCGTCCGAATGCGACCGAACGTTCCCGAGGACGACCCGGAGTACTACGATCTGGACGTGGACTGGTCGACGCGCATGAGTAACTCCGGAATCTACGTTCACTCGGCCCCGTGGTCCGAAGCCGACCAGGGGAAAAATAACGTCTCGCACGGATGCCTGAACCTGATGCCGAAGCGTGCCAAGTGGTTCCATGAAACGTCACTGCGGGGAGACCCGATTCAGGTCACCAACACCGACTCACATCTGGAATGGTGGGACGGCTGGTCGTACTGGCAGCTGACCTTCGACGAGTGGAAGGAAGGCTCGGCGCTCGTTTAA
- a CDS encoding endonuclease V: MEKFTLPAVNPRDTDSIHRYRQWQIEMSQQVVIADVADHVETVLGLDVQYEGQDRPAVAAAVVLSYPSLNVIEKRTITSVPQFPYVPGLLALRELPLLLELFDSLESKPDVVFCDGFGRAHPRGFGLASHLGLAKTVPVIGVAKNPPYRGRIPDPGPQRGDTVDLEPSPDWDEYNAEPVIGRSVRTRDEVKPIYVSVGHRITLDSAVDLVLGCTRGFRQPDPIRFADQLARAESKKLRE, encoded by the coding sequence ATGGAGAAGTTCACGCTACCGGCCGTCAACCCTCGAGATACAGATTCCATACACCGCTACCGGCAATGGCAGATTGAGATGTCGCAGCAGGTAGTCATCGCCGACGTCGCCGATCACGTCGAGACCGTCCTCGGGCTCGACGTTCAGTACGAAGGACAAGACAGGCCTGCCGTGGCAGCGGCAGTCGTTCTTTCCTACCCCTCATTGAACGTTATTGAGAAGCGGACCATTACCTCCGTGCCTCAGTTCCCGTATGTTCCCGGTCTTCTGGCGTTGCGCGAGCTTCCACTGTTGCTCGAACTATTCGATTCACTCGAGTCCAAGCCGGACGTCGTGTTCTGCGACGGGTTCGGACGCGCGCATCCCCGCGGATTCGGTTTGGCAAGCCACCTTGGCCTGGCGAAGACGGTACCCGTCATCGGAGTGGCGAAAAATCCGCCGTACCGAGGCCGAATTCCCGACCCCGGTCCTCAACGAGGTGACACCGTCGATCTCGAACCTTCGCCGGACTGGGACGAGTACAATGCCGAACCGGTCATCGGACGTTCCGTCAGAACGAGGGACGAGGTCAAGCCGATTTACGTGTCGGTCGGACACAGAATCACCCTCGACTCGGCCGTCGACCTTGTTCTCGGATGCACCCGAGGTTTTCGCCAGCCGGATCCAATTCGATTCGCGGATCAATTGGCCAGGGCAGAATCAAAAAAGCTGAGGGAATAG
- a CDS encoding prenyltransferase/squalene oxidase repeat-containing protein: MLKNRRNGKRALAVAAMLAPVAALLPTTAAVAEDEVFADPDQAAASWLGNQSDGDYWNYGGQASESASLDGVIGLLAANVGAEQAENTLNWLSDPDVLDGFIYTGAESGEDEELKTGQIGKLIYVIETSGGDATQFAERDLTEELEESLTDDGLYGESGDVLATGWAVLGLDRAGAELDDSTAAAIADLQCPDGGFSWESGEECASSADYTGVMVSALSVLGGDDAENALTDAEQWLLDNQDEDGAFTDGSTANANSTAMAAQALLATGNAEEAERAVSYLLTLQIPCGDDAQGAIKFQAEEDPDWGEDARIMATGQALVPLAGQNLAELDASDAASDVPGIDCEPEEAVSDSDSSSDSDNGWLPWIIVAVAVVIAAMAAFLVIRAKRAKGSE, encoded by the coding sequence ATGCTAAAGAACCGACGTAACGGCAAACGTGCCCTTGCGGTGGCGGCCATGCTTGCCCCCGTCGCCGCGCTCCTGCCGACCACGGCGGCCGTCGCGGAAGACGAAGTGTTCGCCGATCCGGACCAGGCGGCCGCTTCCTGGCTGGGAAACCAGTCCGACGGTGACTACTGGAATTACGGCGGCCAAGCCTCGGAATCGGCTTCGCTGGATGGCGTGATCGGCCTGCTGGCCGCGAACGTCGGTGCTGAGCAGGCCGAAAACACCCTTAATTGGCTGAGCGATCCGGACGTTCTCGACGGCTTCATCTACACCGGAGCCGAATCCGGCGAAGACGAAGAACTCAAGACCGGTCAGATCGGTAAGCTCATCTACGTCATCGAGACCTCGGGCGGCGACGCCACCCAGTTCGCCGAACGCGACCTCACCGAGGAACTGGAAGAAAGCCTCACCGACGACGGGCTGTACGGAGAAAGCGGAGATGTGCTGGCCACCGGCTGGGCGGTGCTCGGTTTGGATCGCGCCGGTGCCGAGCTGGACGATTCCACCGCTGCGGCGATCGCCGATCTGCAATGTCCCGACGGTGGATTCAGCTGGGAGTCCGGTGAGGAATGCGCCTCGTCGGCCGACTACACGGGCGTGATGGTGTCGGCGCTGTCGGTACTGGGAGGCGACGACGCCGAGAACGCTTTGACCGACGCCGAGCAGTGGCTGCTCGACAACCAAGACGAAGACGGTGCGTTCACCGACGGATCCACCGCGAACGCCAACTCCACCGCGATGGCCGCTCAGGCGCTGCTGGCGACCGGCAATGCCGAAGAGGCCGAGCGAGCGGTCTCTTACCTGCTGACCTTGCAGATCCCCTGTGGAGACGACGCGCAGGGCGCTATTAAGTTCCAAGCTGAGGAAGACCCCGACTGGGGTGAAGACGCTCGGATCATGGCGACCGGTCAGGCGTTGGTTCCGCTGGCCGGGCAGAACTTGGCCGAGTTGGACGCCTCCGACGCCGCGTCTGACGTGCCAGGAATCGACTGCGAGCCGGAAGAGGCCGTCAGCGACTCCGACTCTTCGTCCGACTCCGACAATGGTTGGCTGCCCTGGATCATCGTGGCCGTGGCCGTGGTCATCGCCGCGATGGCCGCGTTCTTGGTCATCCGTGCCAAGCGTGCCAAAGGCAGCGAATAG
- a CDS encoding energy-coupling factor transporter transmembrane component T gives MTTSKALVGSIAAAAHPLAWWGWALSLATVAALNHNPWLNLLIIAVTALVVTTCRGNEPWSGTWRIFLYIGLTVIAIRFTFYLVFGGVGGTTVLFELPEWSLGSTGFSIGGPITAEGALAAFYDGLRLATLLICVGAANSLASPRRLLKNMPTALYEIALAIVVGLTLVPQLAASVSRIRRAKSLRGNSKRGPVTFMRTVLTPVLTDALDRSLQLAASMASRGYGRATASDAANHRRVAVLSLVALVALLIGTYGLLTSTNNPITWVFLALGLAGAIAALRYASRRLRHTRYRDDKPQTSDRLILGIAAVTVILAVVNNAVDPAQLWPTPGLTPPPLPLLGFIGVLSAIAPAVIVPKHATVKGQP, from the coding sequence GTGACGACGAGTAAGGCGTTGGTCGGCTCGATTGCCGCCGCGGCGCACCCGTTGGCGTGGTGGGGTTGGGCGCTCAGTTTGGCGACCGTGGCCGCTCTGAACCACAATCCCTGGCTGAATCTGCTGATCATTGCCGTGACCGCGCTGGTGGTGACGACGTGCCGTGGTAATGAACCGTGGTCGGGTACCTGGCGAATTTTTCTCTACATCGGATTGACGGTCATCGCCATCCGTTTCACTTTTTATCTCGTCTTCGGCGGTGTCGGTGGAACGACCGTCTTGTTCGAACTGCCGGAGTGGAGCCTGGGGTCGACCGGGTTCTCCATTGGCGGCCCCATCACGGCTGAGGGGGCCTTGGCCGCTTTCTATGACGGACTCCGCCTGGCGACCCTGTTGATCTGTGTGGGAGCGGCCAACTCTCTCGCCAGCCCTCGTCGCCTGCTGAAAAACATGCCCACCGCGCTGTACGAGATCGCTTTGGCGATCGTCGTCGGGCTTACCCTCGTACCCCAGCTTGCCGCGTCGGTGTCGCGTATCCGGCGGGCCAAATCCCTACGCGGCAACTCCAAACGCGGGCCGGTCACCTTCATGCGCACCGTCCTCACCCCGGTGCTGACCGACGCGCTCGACCGGTCGCTACAGCTGGCCGCATCCATGGCGTCCCGAGGCTACGGTCGCGCCACGGCCAGCGACGCCGCCAATCATCGCCGCGTCGCCGTCCTCAGCCTCGTCGCCCTCGTCGCACTGCTGATTGGAACCTACGGGCTGCTGACGTCCACCAACAACCCCATCACGTGGGTGTTCCTCGCACTCGGGCTCGCCGGGGCCATCGCGGCCCTCCGCTACGCCTCCCGCCGCCTGCGCCACACCCGCTACCGCGACGACAAACCCCAAACGAGCGACCGTCTCATTCTCGGCATCGCCGCGGTGACGGTCATCCTGGCAGTGGTCAACAACGCGGTCGATCCCGCACAATTGTGGCCGACCCCGGGACTCACACCGCCACCTTTGCCGCTTCTCGGGTTCATCGGCGTACTGTCGGCCATCGCGCCGGCCGTCATCGTCCCCAAGCACGCGACCGTGAAGGGCCAACCGTGA
- a CDS encoding TetR/AcrR family transcriptional regulator, whose product MKHTNVIKPRNPDEWRILTAASKTFLEKGFTATTMTDLVAATGLNRATLYSGYGSKHQIYIMSMEFLRTEMRSEWESVLTLEPSPTRRLSSILTALIDTAPHLTDGDFYTRAALELGDDPATAQRIIEFWQQLHTDVSELCKRAQVSGQLAEHADPDSIAAMVVSLIQGVYVNRSIDAAQQLNLDSKPGSASRGLVELLES is encoded by the coding sequence ATGAAGCACACAAACGTAATCAAACCGCGCAACCCTGACGAGTGGCGCATTTTGACCGCTGCGAGCAAGACGTTTTTGGAAAAGGGCTTCACCGCCACCACTATGACCGACCTGGTGGCCGCCACCGGGTTGAACCGCGCCACCCTCTATTCCGGCTACGGTTCCAAGCACCAGATCTACATCATGTCCATGGAGTTCCTGCGCACCGAAATGCGTTCCGAGTGGGAATCCGTGCTGACACTGGAGCCGAGCCCCACTCGGCGACTGTCCAGCATTCTGACCGCTCTCATCGACACCGCTCCGCACCTCACCGACGGCGACTTCTACACTCGCGCCGCGCTCGAATTGGGCGACGACCCCGCGACGGCGCAACGCATCATCGAGTTCTGGCAACAACTCCACACTGACGTCAGCGAACTGTGCAAACGCGCTCAGGTGAGTGGCCAGCTCGCCGAACACGCCGACCCCGACTCCATAGCGGCCATGGTCGTATCGCTCATCCAGGGCGTCTACGTCAACCGCAGCATTGACGCCGCCCAACAGCTCAACCTGGACAGCAAGCCCGGCAGTGCCTCCCGAGGCCTGGTCGAGCTGCTCGAATCCTGA